The genomic DNA ATGACGATTTGTCGGGGGAACGTGGCATATATGAAGGGGGAAACACGTTGGAAGTACTAGTATTTGAAGATTATGATGCAGCGAGTGCACAGGCAGCGCGGCTGGTAGAGACACAAGTATTGGAAAACGGGCAGTCGGTGCTTGGATTAGCGACAGGTTCTACACCACTTGGACTGTATAAGGCATTAATCGAAGGCTTTAAAACACGCGGTGTATCGTATAAAAATGTGCGCACGATTAATTTAGACGAGTATATTGGTTTAGCAAAAGATCATCCGGAGAGCTACCATACCTTTATGTCTAAGCGGCTGTTTAAGCATATAGATATTTCGCTGGAGAATACCTATATTCCAGATGGCATGACGCATTCACCAGAAGAAGAGTGTCAGCGTTATGAGGCTGTAATTGACAATGTGGGTCCAATGGATTTGCAAATATTGGGTATCGGGACGAATGGTCATATTGGCTTCAATGAGCCGGGAACAGATCCAACTAGTTTGACGCATGTTGTTGAACTTGTACACTCAACGCGGGCCAGTAACTCCCGTTTCTTTCCTTCGCTAGATGAAGTGCCGACACATGCGGTGACAACGGGTATTCAATCCATTTTCAAAAGTAGGAAGATTATTTTACTGGCATCTGGTAAAAATAAAGCGGCCGCTGTGGCACAATTACTCAGTAAGGAAATCAGTGCAGATTTTCCTGCATCATTTTTATGGAACCATCCGGACGTCACATTGATTGTTGATAAAGATGCGTATGCGTTGGTTCAGACAGAAGGGCAGTGAATAGTTTGCTGGATAAACAATCTCCGGTACCGATGTATGTGCAAATTGAGGAGCAGCTAAAACGCCAAATTTTACAAAAAGAATTTGCCGTTGGTTCGACCATTCCATCCGAACGAGAATTGACAGAGCTGTTCGATGTTAGTCGTATGACTGTTCGTCAAGCCATTACCAATCTTGTAAAAGAGGGACTGCTCTATCGTGAGAAGGGGCGGGGGACATTTGTTGCGGCTCCAAAGGTCGAACAGCCTCTTAACGGAAATGGGTTAATGGGCTTTACAGAAGATATGCTATCACGGGGCATGATCCCTAGCAGTAAGCTCGTTAGCTTTAAGAAAATCATCCCAGAGATAGATATTGCACAAGCGTTGCAGCTAGAAGAAGGGGAAGAAGTATTTATCGTTAAGCGAATTCGTTATGCGGATGATAAGCCGATGGCGATTGAACGATCATATCTTCCATTCAAGCTTGTTCCAGAACTTGATTTGGAGGTGGTAGAAGGATCACTTTATTCGTTTGTTGAACAGAGTCAGGAGCTAACCATTGGCCATGCTTTGCAGCAGATGGAGGCTACACTTGTCAAAAAAGAAGATGCTGAGTTATTACAGATTAGCACTCCTTCGGCTGTCTTATTTATAGAACGTGTCAGTTATTTAACGAATGAAGTACCCATTGAGATTGTGCGAAGTACGTATCGGGCGGATCGTTATAAATTTATCAGTGAAATTAGAAGGTAAGTTGTTATGGTCGCGTATTTTACGGAACTTGTTGCATTGCTGTGGGCACTCGTATTTAATCGCAGAAGACCTGTTTTATCGTGCCGGTGTTTTAGCACTTACATAACAAATCTTTGTAGGGAATTTATAAAAATACAGGAGCAATTAGCGTCTTCGGTTCGTCGCGATGGTGCTTTTGCTCATGCCAAGAGATCAATAGCAATTTTTCGTTCAATGACCCGATAATTAATTTCAAAATAGAAATCGCTATGCTATAGTGGAAAAGATGAAAGAGGGTGTGCGTAATGCGAAGGAAATATGGTAGGTTACGGAAAACGGACAAAGTGATCGTCTTCCCAGGTACATATGAAAGACTTGTTGAAAAAGGGCTGACTGCCGTCGAACAGTCAAACTTTGAGCAGGCGGTTAAAGCATTCGATCAAGCCATCCATTATGAACCTGACTATCCGGAGTTTCTGGGTCCATACGCGGTCGCCCTTTATGAAACAAAAGACTTTCATCGGGCAAAAGAAGTGGCGGCGAAGCTTCTCCATAGCGGTACGATGGATTACATGGATGCGATGGAACTGTAT from Sporosarcina sp. FSL K6-1522 includes the following:
- a CDS encoding GntR family transcriptional regulator — encoded protein: MLDKQSPVPMYVQIEEQLKRQILQKEFAVGSTIPSERELTELFDVSRMTVRQAITNLVKEGLLYREKGRGTFVAAPKVEQPLNGNGLMGFTEDMLSRGMIPSSKLVSFKKIIPEIDIAQALQLEEGEEVFIVKRIRYADDKPMAIERSYLPFKLVPELDLEVVEGSLYSFVEQSQELTIGHALQQMEATLVKKEDAELLQISTPSAVLFIERVSYLTNEVPIEIVRSTYRADRYKFISEIRR
- the nagB gene encoding glucosamine-6-phosphate deaminase, coding for MEVLVFEDYDAASAQAARLVETQVLENGQSVLGLATGSTPLGLYKALIEGFKTRGVSYKNVRTINLDEYIGLAKDHPESYHTFMSKRLFKHIDISLENTYIPDGMTHSPEEECQRYEAVIDNVGPMDLQILGIGTNGHIGFNEPGTDPTSLTHVVELVHSTRASNSRFFPSLDEVPTHAVTTGIQSIFKSRKIILLASGKNKAAAVAQLLSKEISADFPASFLWNHPDVTLIVDKDAYALVQTEGQ